ATTTTTTCGCTCTGTTGAAACCCTCAGCCGCTGTTAGTTTGGCGGAGCCCTGCTGGATACAGGGCGCGTATCTTGCACGGGAGTGAACGTCGATGGGAATTGTCGAAGCGCCCACGACAGACAGATCACACGTTGAGCGAAAACTACCTAGACCCACACGAGGAGCAGAAACCCGACGAGCATCGAGACGGTGAGCAGGACTTGTATCGCCGTTGACGCAAGCATCCCGATGGCTGTGACCGCCGCAGTCTGGGCCCCTCGACGGACATCTCCGTGTCGAAGATACTCTAAGGAGAACACCACCCCGACGACCCCGAGGAGCGCGCCAAGCGGACCCAGGACGAACAGGAGTCCGATCGCCGCGACAGCGGCGACAATGGTCGTTCGCATCGATGCCCCGCCGATCTGTGCCGAGAGTGCGCTTTCGAGGAGATCGACGGCGACGGTTAAGACGCCCACAATGACGAACCCGAGAAACGCGATGGTTCCGAGGTCCCCTGTTACCATCCAGTAGTATGCAACCCCGAGTGTCGACACCGCACCTCCCGGAATCAGCGGCGCGAAGCTCGCGACGATGCCGACGAGCAACAGTATGATCGCGACGACGATCGGATCGATCGGGAGCATCGACACAGACAACGATGAGGAACGACGAAACGGTGTCGGAGTGGTTCTCGCAAAAGCGACCGCCCCCCGGCAATGTCCTCATGATGATCGGCGGACGGATACGACGGCAGCGGCGCTTCTCTACCTGAGAAACAAACCATTGAATTGACGATATTATTACAAATCAGCAGGCGATCAGGTTCTCAGCCGCCGAGGAAGTCCTGTCGAACGTCGTCGTCGCCCAACAGTACGTCCCCGCGGTCGGTGTAGCGGTTCTCGCCGTCGACGAGGACGTAGCCGCGATCGCAGCGTCGAAGGGCCTCCTTCGCGTTCTGTTCGACCATCAGAATTGCCGTCCCCGAGTCGTTGATCCGATCGATACGGTCGAACATGTCGGCGACGAGATCGGGTGCGAGCCCGGCCGAGGGCTCGTCGAGGAGCAGCAAGTCAGGATCGAGCATCAGTGCCCGACCCATCGCGACCATCTGCTGTTGGCCGCCAGAAAGGGTGCCGGCCTTCTGCTGCTCACGCTCGCGCAGGATGGGGAACCGGTCGTAGATCGCCTCGATCTGATCCTCCGGAACGCTATCGAGGATGTACGCTCCCATCTCGAGGTTCTCCCGGACACTCAGTCCAGGAAAGACGTTGTCGTTCTGCGGGACAAACCCGATCCCCTTGCTGATGATCTGTTCGGGGGAAAGCCCGTGGATCGACTCACCGGCGAACTCGACCGTGCCGGCCATGTAGGTCGTGAGGCCGAACACCGTCTTCATCACCGTCGATTTTCCGGCACCGTTCGGGCCGACGATAGTTGCGTACTCGCCGTTCGCGACGTCGAGATCCACGTCTGAGAGAATTTGGAGGTCGCCGTATCCGGCGTCGAGGTCGCGGATCCGGAGGAGCGCGTCCTCGTCGATGGTGTGAGTCGTGCCGGCGACGATTTCGGAATCATCGGATCGTCCCGTCGATTCAGCGCTCATATGTCCTCCCCGAGGTACGCCTCGATGACCTGCTCGTTGTTTCGGATATCCTCGGCGGTTCCCTCGGCCAACACGCTTCCTTGATGCATAACGATGATGTGCCCGCAGTTGTTCATGATGACGTCCATGTCGTGTTCGACGAGGAGGAACGTGTATCCGTCCTCGCGCAACTCGTGAATCCGTTCGAGGAGTTTCTCCTCGAGCGTCGGGTTGACACCCGCGAGCGGCTCGTCGAGCAGCACCACCTCCGGATCGGTCATGAGCGCTCGAGCCATCTCGAGGAGTTTCCGCTGCCCGCCGGAGAGGTTTTCGGCGTGTTCGGTGGCGACGTGGTCGATCTCGAAGAACTCCAACATCTCCCACGCGCGCTCTCGAAGCGCGCGCTCCTCTTCGACGACGGCCCCTCGAAGCCACGGCGTCACCGACCGAATGGCCGACTCGCCGAGTTGGTTCTTCGGTGCCAACATCACGTTCTCGAGGACGGTCATCTCGCCGAGCTCGCGGGCGATTTGGAACGTACGGACCAGCCCCTTCCGAGCGATCTGGTAGGGATCGAGTCCCGTTATCTCTTCGTCCTTGAAGTAGATGTGGCCCGCCGTCGGTTCGTGAACGCCGGTGATGCAGTTGAACGTGGTCGACTTCCCAGCCCCGTTCGGACCAATAAGCCCGGTCAGAGAGCCCTCCTCGACCTCGAAGGTCGCTCCGTCGACGGCGGTGACGCCGCCGAACTTCTTGACGAGACCGTCCACGCGGAGCGGGAGTCCGGGCGGCGTCGTCTGGGCGGCCTCCTCGGTGAGTGAGTCCTCCGTTTCGGGGAGCTCGTCCGGGGATTTCGCCTCCGGGCTCGGATCACTCATCGCCGTCACCTCCGTTGGAACGCGACCGTTCGGAGAGATCGACCGCCGCCGCCGTCTCGATTCGGTGGCCGAGGAGCCCGTCGGGCCGGCGATGCATGATGAAGATCAAGACGATGCCGAGAAAGACGAACTGCAGCGGCGCGATGTTGTCAGTCGCGAACGCCAGAAACGCCACGGGGTCGAGCGAGGCGAGGGCGTCGGCGAACGAGTTCGGCGTCGGCGCATCGATCGTGTCCCGGACGACCGACCCGACGCGCCGCGGCCCTTCGAAGAGGACGGCCGCGAAGACGATCCCGCCGACAACGGCCCCCGTGTTCGAGCCGGAGCCGCCGATGATGACGGCGACGAAGATGTAGAACGTCAACAGCGGCATGAACTGCGGAGTCGGCGAGACGTTCCCCTGGCTGCCGAACCAGAGGATGCCGGCGAGTCCCATCAGCGCACAGCCGATCATGAACACCTTGATCTTGATCAGATCGACGTTCTTCCCGAGCGAGTCCGCGACGAGTTCGTCCTCCCGAATCGCCTTGAGAATCCGACCGAACGGCGATTTCCCGAGCCGTTCGAGAATGACGTAGAAGGCGACAACAAACGCGGCGAGGACGAAGATGTATCCCCAGCCGATGAGGATGTTGTTCGAGATACCGAGCCCGTCCTGACCGAGCGTCCCGAAGACGAGTTCTCCGAGCGCGGTCGGGGTTCCGGCCTGTCCGTCGACGAGAAACAGCTCGCGGACCGGATTCCTCGGCATTCCCATGCCGCCACCGCCCCCGGTTCCGACGTTGAACGTCTCTCGAAGGAAGGTGTCGAACGTGGCCGATTGCAGCGTCAGGCGGATGATCTCCGAGAGGCCGAGAGTCACGATCGCGAGGTAGTCCGCCCGCAGCCGAAGCGCCGGCAGAGCGGCGAAAAACCCGATGAGCGCCGCGACCGCCATGCCTGCGACGATCCCGACCGGCAACGGGAGCCCCAGACCCGGCGGACCGAACGCCGGATCGGGTGGTCGGACGACGATCCCCATCGTGTACACGCCGACGGCCATGAACCCGGCGACGCCGATGTTGAACAGGCCCGTGTAGCCCCAGTGGAGGTTGAGCGCGAGCGCCGAGAGTGCGTACACCAACCCGAGAAATGTGAGCGTCCGCATCAGCCCGACGACGCTGTTGAGGCCGTTCGTGAAGGTCAAAAGCGTCGCGGCGACGTAGATGAGTCCGAGCGTGAGGAGGACGACCCCAAGACTGCTCTCCTGTACAGCGTTCCACAGGGCGCGCGTCGCGCTCGTCGGTTCGTCCCGGTCGGTCATGCCGTCGAAACACCTCCGAAGATGCCCTGCGGACGGAACAGTAACACGAGGATCATCACCGCGAAGACGGCGGCGTCGTTGAAGTCCGAGGGGAGCCAGATCGTCGAGGTGGTGAAGACGATCCCGATAACGAGCCCGCCGGCGATCGCGCCGTAGATCGACCCGATCCCGCCGAGGATCACCGCCGCGAAGATGAGCAAGAGGAGCAGCCACCCGAAGTCGAACTGGATCGTCCCACGCAACATCACGTAGAGATACCCGGAGGCACCCGCGAGCCCGCCGCCGAGAATCCAGGTTGCCGTGACGACCCGTTCGGCCGGGATCCCGGTGATGAGCGCGAGGTCCTTGTTGTCCGCCATCGCCCGCATCGCGGTCCCGAGTTTCGTGTTCTGTAGCATGAAGTGCATCGCGAGCATCAACAGGACGGCTGAGACGGCGAGCGTCAACTGGTGGGCGTTGACCGACAGTCCGAGAGGGGCAAAGGCGAGGTTCGACGCCTCGACGCTCGCGGTGACCCCGCGGCTGCTGGCGCCGTAGACGAACTGGAGCAGGTATCTGACGATCAACGCGGCACCGATCGACGCGATGAGTATCGAGATGCCGCTCCGGTCTCGCATCGGCTTGTAGAACGCCCGATCAAGCGCGAGCGCGATGAGCGCGGTGGCGACGAACGCCACGAGCAAGCCGAGCAAGATCGCCAGGGGCGTGGTGAGAATGTGCGCGCCGATATCGCCCGGCGTCGCATCGCCCGCGCCGCGAACCGTCAAGAGCGCACGAAGCGGGATCTCGCTCCCGGCGGCGACGACGAACGCGACGCCCCAGCCGGTGAACGCGCCGGTCGTGATGAGGTCGCCGTGAGAAAAGTTCGCGAAGTTGAGAATGCTGTACGTCATCGAGAGCCCGATTCCGGCCAGTCCGATCACGAGCCCGATGACGATGCCGTTCCAGAGATTCGACCTGAGTCGCCCCGTCGAGAGCGCGCCGCCGATCGGCCCGACCTCGATTCCGGCGAGTTTCGCCACGAGATCGACGAGAAGGAGTGCGCCGAACAGCACAGCGACGACGAGCCCCGGCCGTTCCCGTATCGACCCGGTGACTGTTGATTCAGTTGTGCCCATGTATGCGCGTCACTTGCTGGTGGTGGGACACCCAAGAGTAAATAACTCTTTGTTCCGCTTCGACGGCGGAATCCGAACGGAAAGGACTTTGCTCGGTCCGTCGGGAACTCCGAGCATGATACGGTTGCTCGACGATCTCGATGCCGAGGGGGCCGCGGTTGGGGTCCGCGTTGACATCAACAGCCCGATCGGCGAAGACGGGGGGCTTGCCGACGATGCGCGGCTGCTCGCGCACGTCGATACGATCTCCGAACTGTGTCGGCGTGGGGCGCGCGTCGCGCTTCTCGCTCATCAGGGACGACCGGGCGGTGAGGATTTTACTGAACTACGCGCCCACGCGAAACGCCTCGACGAACTCGTCGATGCGCCGATCGAGTACTGCGATTCGACGTTCTCGTCGGACGCCCGAGCACGGATCGATGCGCTCGATTCTGGGACGGCGGTGCTGTTGGAGAACACTCGCTTTTATTCGGAGGAGTATATGTCGTTCACCCCCGACGACGCTGTGAACACCTACCTCGTCTGCAGACTCGCCCCCGCACTCGACGCGTACGTCAACGACGCCTTCGCGACGTCTCATCGTCGGCAGCCGTCGATCATCGGCTTCCCCCAGCGACTCCCGTCGTTCGCCGGTCGGGTGATGGAACGCGAGCTCGACGTGCTCGGGAACATTGCGAGGAGCCCCGAACCGCGGATCTACGTCCTCGGCGGTGCGAAGGTCGACGACTCGATCGACGTGGCGAGATCCGTGCTCGAACGCGGTCTCGCGGACGCGGTCCTGACGGCGGGGATCGTCGGTAACGCGTTCTTGCTCGCGGACGGCGTCTCACTCGGGGCGGCGTCGGCAGCGGTCGTCAATGAACGGAGTCACGATGCGGTCAAGAACGCCGGTGACCTCCTCGACGACTTCAGCCATCGCATCTACATGCCCCGCGATGTCGCCATCGAACGGGATGGCGAACGGTGCGAACTCGACCTCGAAGAACTGCCGAGCGACAGTTCGGCGATGGACATCGGCGCTCGAACCGTCGCCACGTACGCCGAAATTCTCGAGGACGCTGGCACCGCGATACTCAACGGCCCCGCGGGGGTGTTCGAGGACGACCGCTTCGAGACCGGAACGCTCGAACTGTACAAAGCGGCGACGCGGGCCGAAACGAGCATCGTCGGCGGTGGTGACACCGCCTCCGCGCTCCGAAAGCTCGGGCTCTTGGACGGGTTCGACCACGTTTCGACGGGGGGCGGCGCCGCGCTACAGATGCTGACCGGCGACACGCTGGTGGGCGTTGAAGCGCTCGACCGATAGCCGTATGCAGCACCCGACCGACGTGACGATCGAACCGGCGGACGCTTCGGATGTCGACACACTCGCCGAGCTGTGGGTCGAACTCGCGGCTGATCAGCGTCGATACGGCTCGCATCTGCTCGCGGCCGACAACGGATCACGGATTTTGGAGGCGATGCGGCATCACGTCGCCACCGACACGGCGATCGTCGCGCGGCGTGACGGCGACCTCGTCGGGTTCGTGACGTTCGGGGTGGAGACGGGACGCTACCGCCAAGATGCGGTCCGCGGGATCGTTCACAACATCTACGTGCGCGATCCCGACCGCAGCGAGGGGATCGGCAGCGGCCTGCTGGACGCGGCGGAGGACGCGCTACGTGATATGGGAGTCGACATCGTCGCGTTGCAGGCGATGGCCGACAACGCCGACGCACGGGCGTTTTACGACCGACACGGCTATGCGGCCCACCGGATCGAACTCGAAAAGCCCATCAACGACGACCTCGTCACGTCCGATAGCGGTTAATGCGCAGCGCCAGGGGAGCTTGGGTGGTTCAAGCACCCGACTTGTAATCGGGAGTTCGAGGGTTCAAATCCCTCCCCTGGCTTATTCTTCTGAGTCCCCGCGGTGGAGGGGCGAGCGAACCCTGACGCCAGTCGAGGCGAGCCACCAGCGGAGTTCGGCTCCGCCCCACGTGACTGTGCACGGATGGTAGCCCTTGCGGCGGCGAAAGTCGACAAAAGCGGCAGCGACCGACGACGCTGGGCTCGACGAGGAGTACCTCTGGGAACCACGTTCGCCGGACGAGCATGCTGTCGCTCGATCCTAGACTGACGATCACTCCGAAGAACGCCGCTATTCGTCGGCAAGTTCCAGATCCGCGCTCACCGTTGGGGCGTGGTCGGGCGACGAACGGACGCCGTCGTAGATCGACATGAGGTTCGACACCGTGTGGCGAATGTCGTAGGGGTCGATAGCCGCCCTCGGATCAGACGTCGAATCGAGGCACGCTCGGATCGCGTCGGCCATCGATTCGAGATTCCCGTACTCGAACCGCCGGCCGTTGGCAGATCCGATCGTTTGATCGAACGGCGCGACGTCGGCCGCCGCAACCGGGGTTCCACAGGCGTTCGCTTCCAAGGGCGACAACCCGAGCGTATCGGCCGTTGAGGCGGTCACGAACGCGTCGATGGACGAGTAGAACACCGGCAGGGATTCGCGGGGAAGAAAGTCGCGAACCTCGACGTTCGACGGTGCGTTCCCCTCGATCCAGGCTCGCCGGGGACCCTCTCCGACGATGACGAACTCGTGTTCCGGCAGCGTCTCCGCGACACGAAGGATCTCCTCGACGTTCTTCTCCATGCTGAGCCGCCCGCTGTAGCCGATCACCGTGCGGTCGGGATACCAGTCCTTTGCGGTCGGCGAAAAGAACTCCGTGTCGATCCCCACGGGGAGTCGAACGTGCGGTACGTCTCGGTCGATCCGATCCGTGGACGCCGTCACGACGTCGAAACTCCGGAGAAACGACGTTTCGACGGGGACGTAAAGCCGCTTGAGGGCGTTCGCGACCGCTTCGAACCTGACGTTCTGGTAGAAGTACTCCTCGATCGGAGTGTGGTGAGTGTAGATGGACGGCAGATCGCGTTTTTTCGCGTAGTATCGTCCGAGTCGACCGACAGTTGCCGGGCCGTGACAGTGGACGATATCCAGTTCGGGAAGCGTCGACGGACGCCGAACGAGCGGGATCCGATACCCCGGATAAAACGGGTTGGGAACCGACCGAACTGGGAGCTCTCGATCGCTGGGGGCGTAGTCGCCGTCGGGGTAGACGACGTACACCTCGTGGCCCTCGCCTTCGAGCGCCTCACGCCACAGTTTGATCGTGTACGTCACGCCGTCGATCTCGGGAAAGTAACTGTCAGTGAAAAAGCCGATCCTCATTCAGACCGCCTCCGAGTACAGCGTTCGATACTCCGCTGCGATCGATTCGAGCGAGAACGATTCGCTCCGAGCGGCGGCGTTCGAGCCGAGCCGACGGCGCAGCTCGGGGTCGTCGAGTCGCTCCAGTGCGTCCACGAACGGGTCGAGGTCTCCGAACGGGGCATCGACCTTGAGACACTCCTCGCCGTCGTCGAGCCACGAGAACGGTTCGATGTCGCGGACGACGATCGGTTTTCCGGCCGCCATCGCCTCCAACAGCGCGATGCCCTCGTTCTCCTCGTGGGTGGGAAAACAGAAGATGTCGCCCGCCGCGTACGCGCCGCGAACGTCGTCGACGTAGCCCGTGAACGTGCAGTTGTCCGGCGACTCGCGGATCAATCGGGTGGTGTCTCGACCTTTCATCTCCAAATCGAGCGGACCGAACCACGCGAAATCGATCTCCGGGC
This genomic window from Natronomonas salsuginis contains:
- a CDS encoding DUF456 domain-containing protein; the encoded protein is MLPIDPIVVAIILLLVGIVASFAPLIPGGAVSTLGVAYYWMVTGDLGTIAFLGFVIVGVLTVAVDLLESALSAQIGGASMRTTIVAAVAAIGLLFVLGPLGALLGVVGVVFSLEYLRHGDVRRGAQTAAVTAIGMLASTAIQVLLTVSMLVGFLLLVWV
- a CDS encoding ABC transporter ATP-binding protein is translated as MSAESTGRSDDSEIVAGTTHTIDEDALLRIRDLDAGYGDLQILSDVDLDVANGEYATIVGPNGAGKSTVMKTVFGLTTYMAGTVEFAGESIHGLSPEQIISKGIGFVPQNDNVFPGLSVRENLEMGAYILDSVPEDQIEAIYDRFPILREREQQKAGTLSGGQQQMVAMGRALMLDPDLLLLDEPSAGLAPDLVADMFDRIDRINDSGTAILMVEQNAKEALRRCDRGYVLVDGENRYTDRGDVLLGDDDVRQDFLGG
- a CDS encoding ABC transporter ATP-binding protein; translation: MSDPSPEAKSPDELPETEDSLTEEAAQTTPPGLPLRVDGLVKKFGGVTAVDGATFEVEEGSLTGLIGPNGAGKSTTFNCITGVHEPTAGHIYFKDEEITGLDPYQIARKGLVRTFQIARELGEMTVLENVMLAPKNQLGESAIRSVTPWLRGAVVEEERALRERAWEMLEFFEIDHVATEHAENLSGGQRKLLEMARALMTDPEVVLLDEPLAGVNPTLEEKLLERIHELREDGYTFLLVEHDMDVIMNNCGHIIVMHQGSVLAEGTAEDIRNNEQVIEAYLGEDI
- a CDS encoding branched-chain amino acid ABC transporter permease is translated as MTDRDEPTSATRALWNAVQESSLGVVLLTLGLIYVAATLLTFTNGLNSVVGLMRTLTFLGLVYALSALALNLHWGYTGLFNIGVAGFMAVGVYTMGIVVRPPDPAFGPPGLGLPLPVGIVAGMAVAALIGFFAALPALRLRADYLAIVTLGLSEIIRLTLQSATFDTFLRETFNVGTGGGGGMGMPRNPVRELFLVDGQAGTPTALGELVFGTLGQDGLGISNNILIGWGYIFVLAAFVVAFYVILERLGKSPFGRILKAIREDELVADSLGKNVDLIKIKVFMIGCALMGLAGILWFGSQGNVSPTPQFMPLLTFYIFVAVIIGGSGSNTGAVVGGIVFAAVLFEGPRRVGSVVRDTIDAPTPNSFADALASLDPVAFLAFATDNIAPLQFVFLGIVLIFIMHRRPDGLLGHRIETAAAVDLSERSRSNGGDGDE
- a CDS encoding branched-chain amino acid ABC transporter permease codes for the protein MGTTESTVTGSIRERPGLVVAVLFGALLLVDLVAKLAGIEVGPIGGALSTGRLRSNLWNGIVIGLVIGLAGIGLSMTYSILNFANFSHGDLITTGAFTGWGVAFVVAAGSEIPLRALLTVRGAGDATPGDIGAHILTTPLAILLGLLVAFVATALIALALDRAFYKPMRDRSGISILIASIGAALIVRYLLQFVYGASSRGVTASVEASNLAFAPLGLSVNAHQLTLAVSAVLLMLAMHFMLQNTKLGTAMRAMADNKDLALITGIPAERVVTATWILGGGLAGASGYLYVMLRGTIQFDFGWLLLLLIFAAVILGGIGSIYGAIAGGLVIGIVFTTSTIWLPSDFNDAAVFAVMILVLLFRPQGIFGGVSTA
- a CDS encoding phosphoglycerate kinase, with the protein product MIRLLDDLDAEGAAVGVRVDINSPIGEDGGLADDARLLAHVDTISELCRRGARVALLAHQGRPGGEDFTELRAHAKRLDELVDAPIEYCDSTFSSDARARIDALDSGTAVLLENTRFYSEEYMSFTPDDAVNTYLVCRLAPALDAYVNDAFATSHRRQPSIIGFPQRLPSFAGRVMERELDVLGNIARSPEPRIYVLGGAKVDDSIDVARSVLERGLADAVLTAGIVGNAFLLADGVSLGAASAAVVNERSHDAVKNAGDLLDDFSHRIYMPRDVAIERDGERCELDLEELPSDSSAMDIGARTVATYAEILEDAGTAILNGPAGVFEDDRFETGTLELYKAATRAETSIVGGGDTASALRKLGLLDGFDHVSTGGGAALQMLTGDTLVGVEALDR
- a CDS encoding GNAT family N-acetyltransferase, whose product is MQHPTDVTIEPADASDVDTLAELWVELAADQRRYGSHLLAADNGSRILEAMRHHVATDTAIVARRDGDLVGFVTFGVETGRYRQDAVRGIVHNIYVRDPDRSEGIGSGLLDAAEDALRDMGVDIVALQAMADNADARAFYDRHGYAAHRIELEKPINDDLVTSDSG
- a CDS encoding glycosyltransferase is translated as MRIGFFTDSYFPEIDGVTYTIKLWREALEGEGHEVYVVYPDGDYAPSDRELPVRSVPNPFYPGYRIPLVRRPSTLPELDIVHCHGPATVGRLGRYYAKKRDLPSIYTHHTPIEEYFYQNVRFEAVANALKRLYVPVETSFLRSFDVVTASTDRIDRDVPHVRLPVGIDTEFFSPTAKDWYPDRTVIGYSGRLSMEKNVEEILRVAETLPEHEFVIVGEGPRRAWIEGNAPSNVEVRDFLPRESLPVFYSSIDAFVTASTADTLGLSPLEANACGTPVAAADVAPFDQTIGSANGRRFEYGNLESMADAIRACLDSTSDPRAAIDPYDIRHTVSNLMSIYDGVRSSPDHAPTVSADLELADE